In the Carboxydothermus hydrogenoformans Z-2901 genome, one interval contains:
- a CDS encoding cold shock domain-containing protein, whose amino-acid sequence MQGKVKWFDPAKGYGFIEREDGGDVFVHFSAIKGNGFKTLEEGQRVEFNIVEGTRGPQAADVVKL is encoded by the coding sequence ATGCAAGGAAAAGTTAAATGGTTTGACCCGGCCAAAGGCTACGGGTTCATTGAAAGGGAAGATGGCGGCGACGTGTTTGTCCATTTTTCCGCCATTAAGGGCAACGGGTTTAAAACTTTAGAAGAAGGCCAGAGGGTAGAGTTCAACATTGTTGAAGGCACCCGGGGCCCGCAAGCGGCTGACGTCGTAAAACTATAA